In Vitis vinifera cultivar Pinot Noir 40024 chromosome 4, ASM3070453v1, the genomic window TTGGGTTCGGATGGATGACACGTGGCAAAGAATATCCTCTAGCATAGGGGGATTTTTCTGTTAGAGGAAATTACCTTTAGGGAGCACTTTTAGTGAGTGGTGCAAAGACTTTTTTTTCTGTGGAGGAACCAACAGGTGACACATAAGGAGAAGATTCAGAGACCGTTGGGGAGGAGCTTGAGATGAGAGAGTTCAATAGAGAAGAGACGGGAGACGGGAGATTTTGAGGAGAAATGGGGGCCATTTCTGAGGGAGTGAGCAAGTTATGAAAGAGACATTTTTGGGAGAGTGAGtttgggcaaaaaaaaaaaaagtttgaagagTTGGAGAGAAGAGAGAGTGGAGAGGACTGTGAGAGGGAGTTACAGAGTTTTTGGGCAGAAGAGAGAACCAGAGGAGCCGAAAAAGCTATGGGAGAAGGAGTTGAGAAAGGTAATGAAGGAGGACGAAAACTTATTGATCTTAGGAGGACCAGAGGAGCACCTTCAGGTATGGTTTGTTTGCGGATTTCTTATAAATCCATCCTCATTATCACTACTCTTCTTGTTGCTAGGGCACTATCTGTTTGTTTGATTTGGGATAACAAAGAACTCATGTAGATcctgttatatttatataaatatatatatatatatatatatatatatatatatatatatatatatatatatatattgttggttaaaaaaaataaaataaataaagtgtaagaagagttacacttttgaaaataaagtgtaagaagggttacaatttaatgtgtgaattaaacacatgattaagttttgaaatgttacaaaacttgaaaggttaagacaatgagtcttctcatctttgtaactttataaaacttaagaggttaagtgtaagagagttacacatttgagattaaatcatgtttaatgtgtgaattaaatatatgatttaatttttgaatgttacaaagatgaagagattgaggaagacaatgggtttttctcatccttgtaaccatttttcaaccctaagagtgttatatatgacttttcttctttttgaaatcttatgcagaaaagtgaaaaggcttgatcaatcccaagactatttccattagttccctaaagatttctagaggtgggaggaaatagagtctttggacaaagttccaagaacttgtttgagcctttcttgtgttcttcttcttcttgttcttattttgtaactttgagagttttattgtatcaaggtgagtgtttgagagtgtttcttttctccattgtatccaaaaaaaattttaatatcaatCAAAGACTCTAAATTTCAATGGAAGGAGAGACTATCAAGATTATGAACCAAGACCTTGTGAGGTTGGATCGTTTTGATGGTTTGAACTTCACTAGGTGGCAAGACAAGGTGAGATTCCTTCTCACAGCACTCAAGATTTTCTACATTCTTGATCCTACCTTGGCACCGTTACCGGaaccaaaggaaaatgacacaCCTCAAGTGGTGGCAGCaaggaagaagagggaggaggaTGAGCTCATATGTAGGGGTCATATTTTGAACGCCTTATCCGATAGGCTATATGATCTCTACACCAACACCTATTCCGTGAGGGAGATTTGGGAGGCTCTTGAAAACAAGTACAAAGACGAGGAAGAAGGTACCAAAAAGTTTCTTATTTCTCAATacatagatttcaaatttttttatgaaaagccTTTCTTACCACAAATTCATGAGTTGCAAGTAATTGTGAATAAGTTGAAAGTTCTCAAAATTGAACTTTCGGAGGCCTTCCAAGTTGGTGCTATTGTGGCTAAATTACCATCAAGTTGGAAAGGTTACCGGAAGAGGATTCTCTACAAGAGTGAAGATTACTCCTTGGAAGAGATTTAAAAACATCTTCGCATTGAGGAAGAATCGAGATCAAGAGACAAAATGGTGAAAGAGTCCAATGGTGGGACTAACAAAGCCAATGCGGTTTCAAAGGTCAATCATCCTAGAGGTAAAAATAACAACGATAAAAGGAATTCTGGAAATTATATGAgccccaagaaaaatcaagagcaATTTAAGGGCAAGAAAGGTCTTTGTTTTGTGTGTGGAAAACCCGGGCATTATGCTAGGGAGTGTAGGTACCGAAAGGACCTAAAAGGGGCTGTGGTGAATGCAATTGATGAGGAGATCATTGCAACACTAAGAATTGTGTGCGT contains:
- the LOC104879085 gene encoding uncharacterized protein LOC104879085; translated protein: MEGETIKIMNQDLVRLDRFDGLNFTRWQDKVRFLLTALKIFYILDPTLAPLPEPKENDTPQVVAARKKREEDELICRGHILNALSDRLYDLYTNTYSVREIWEALENKYKDEEEGTKKFLISQYIDFKFFYEKPFLPQIHELQVIVNKLKVLKIELSEAFQVGAIVAKLPSSWKGYRKRILYKSEDYSLEEI